A single window of Rhodococcus jostii RHA1 DNA harbors:
- a CDS encoding carboxyl transferase domain-containing protein produces MARLTAPDLLDLVVDAGTWESWDTPPIQVAADPEYADELLRAQEKTGLDEAVLTGVATIRGRRTAILVCEFGFLGGSIGVAAGERLVAAIRRATRERLPLLALPTSGGTRMQEGTTAFLQMVKITAAVIKHKEAHLPYLVYLRSPTTGGVFASWGSLGHVTIAEPGALVGFLGPRVFEALYESPFPAGVQTAENLHAHGLIDAVRPPDQLAEIVDRALRIITSSRACRPSLADASVPESLPDVPAWDSVVASRREDRPGVRELMFHSASDVLPLNGTGQGEVDPGLILALVRFGDMPCVLLGQDRRGQTTRSPLGPGALREARRGMRLAAELNLPLVTVIDTAGAALSKEAEEGGLAGEIARCIADMVSLDVPTISLLLGQGTGGGALALIPADRVLAAQHGWLSPLPPEGASAILHHDIAHAPDMAARQGIRSSDLLASGIVDEVIPEFPDAADESTAFCTRVGAILHRELSLLDSADTTQRLSDRAERFDRIGLLQPAHA; encoded by the coding sequence ATGGCTCGCCTGACCGCTCCCGATTTGCTCGACCTCGTGGTCGACGCCGGCACCTGGGAGTCGTGGGACACGCCCCCGATCCAGGTCGCGGCGGACCCCGAGTACGCCGACGAACTTCTTCGCGCACAGGAGAAGACCGGCCTCGACGAGGCGGTGCTGACCGGAGTGGCCACCATCCGTGGCCGCCGAACGGCAATCCTCGTCTGCGAATTCGGCTTTCTCGGCGGCTCCATCGGAGTGGCCGCAGGCGAGCGTCTGGTCGCCGCGATCCGGCGCGCTACGCGCGAGCGCCTTCCGCTGCTCGCCCTGCCCACGTCGGGCGGCACGCGAATGCAGGAGGGAACGACCGCGTTCCTGCAGATGGTCAAGATCACGGCGGCGGTGATCAAGCACAAGGAGGCGCACCTGCCGTATCTCGTCTACCTCCGGAGTCCCACGACCGGCGGGGTGTTCGCGTCCTGGGGATCGTTGGGGCACGTCACCATCGCGGAACCGGGAGCGCTCGTCGGCTTCCTCGGACCGCGCGTGTTCGAGGCGCTGTACGAGTCGCCGTTCCCGGCGGGCGTCCAGACCGCCGAGAACCTGCACGCGCACGGACTCATCGATGCCGTGCGGCCGCCGGATCAGCTCGCCGAGATCGTCGACCGTGCGCTGCGCATCATCACCTCCAGTCGTGCCTGCCGGCCGTCGCTCGCCGACGCCTCGGTGCCCGAGAGTCTCCCGGATGTCCCCGCGTGGGATTCGGTGGTCGCCTCGCGCCGCGAGGACCGGCCCGGGGTGCGGGAGTTGATGTTCCACTCGGCGTCGGATGTTCTTCCGCTCAACGGAACCGGTCAGGGAGAGGTCGATCCGGGCTTGATCCTCGCCCTGGTCCGGTTCGGTGACATGCCGTGCGTCCTGCTCGGCCAGGACCGTCGAGGGCAGACCACGCGGTCGCCACTCGGCCCGGGCGCCCTGCGGGAGGCGCGCCGCGGAATGCGGCTGGCGGCGGAACTGAACCTGCCGTTGGTGACGGTCATCGACACCGCCGGAGCGGCGTTGTCGAAGGAGGCGGAGGAAGGCGGTCTCGCCGGTGAGATCGCCCGCTGCATCGCCGACATGGTCTCGCTCGACGTCCCCACCATCTCCCTGCTGCTCGGGCAGGGCACCGGCGGCGGCGCGCTCGCGTTGATCCCGGCCGACCGGGTGCTCGCGGCCCAGCACGGCTGGCTCTCACCCCTGCCGCCCGAAGGTGCGAGCGCGATCCTGCACCACGACATCGCGCACGCTCCGGACATGGCCGCCCGGCAGGGAATCCGGTCGTCCGATCTCCTCGCGAGCGGCATCGTGGACGAGGTGATCCCCGAATTCCCGGATGCGGCAGACGAATCCACGGCGTTCTGCACCCGGGTGGGTGCGATACTCCACCGCGAACTGTCGCTCCTCGATTCGGCAGACACCACCCAGCGACTCTCCGACCGTGCGGAGCGATTCGACCGGATCGGTCTGTTGCAGCCCGCACACGCATGA
- a CDS encoding CaiB/BaiF CoA transferase family protein has protein sequence MSTNTMERTGPLQGVVVVDLTRALAGPHAAMMLGDLGADVIKIETPHGGDDTRGWGPPFVEPADAERESTYFLSANRNKKSITLDLKAEDGRTTLESLIRRADVLMENFRTGVLDRLGFTTERLAELNPRLVVLSISGFGHDGPEGGRAGYDQIAQGEAGLMSLTGPNPDDVQRVGVPIADLLAGMYGAFGVVAALQERERTGRGRVVRTSLLASVVGVHAFQGTKWTVAGEVGEAQGNHHPSISPYGLFRTADGAVQISVGSEGLWKRFCAGFHLDPETPGMATNPERVENHKQVLELVEDAFGAYTSDELLVELDRIGVPAGRVRTISEVYEWEQTKSQGLLIDVDHRTLGNITLPGPPLRFFEPDGTEVTETRHTAPPVLGADNDTVLSWLKECS, from the coding sequence ATGTCCACGAACACGATGGAGCGCACAGGTCCGCTGCAAGGAGTGGTCGTCGTCGATCTGACCCGCGCACTCGCGGGCCCCCACGCGGCGATGATGCTCGGCGACCTCGGCGCCGACGTCATCAAGATCGAGACCCCGCACGGCGGCGACGACACCCGCGGATGGGGGCCGCCCTTCGTGGAGCCGGCCGACGCCGAGCGGGAATCGACGTACTTCCTGTCCGCGAATCGGAACAAGAAGTCGATCACCCTCGACCTCAAGGCCGAAGACGGACGCACCACCCTCGAATCCCTCATCCGGCGCGCCGACGTCCTCATGGAGAACTTCCGCACCGGCGTCCTCGACCGCCTGGGATTCACCACCGAACGCCTCGCGGAGCTGAACCCGCGCCTGGTCGTCCTGTCCATCAGCGGATTCGGTCACGACGGACCCGAAGGCGGACGCGCGGGGTACGACCAGATCGCGCAGGGCGAGGCCGGACTGATGTCGCTGACCGGACCCAATCCCGACGACGTCCAGCGCGTCGGCGTCCCCATCGCGGACCTGCTCGCCGGCATGTACGGGGCGTTCGGCGTCGTCGCCGCCCTGCAGGAACGAGAGCGCACCGGACGGGGCCGCGTCGTGCGAACGTCGTTGCTGGCCAGCGTCGTCGGCGTGCACGCCTTCCAGGGAACGAAGTGGACCGTCGCCGGCGAGGTCGGCGAGGCGCAGGGCAACCACCATCCGTCGATCTCGCCCTACGGGCTGTTCCGCACCGCCGACGGAGCCGTCCAGATCTCGGTCGGCAGCGAAGGACTGTGGAAGAGGTTCTGCGCGGGCTTCCACCTCGATCCGGAAACCCCCGGAATGGCCACGAATCCCGAGCGCGTCGAGAACCACAAGCAGGTCCTGGAACTGGTCGAGGACGCGTTCGGCGCGTACACCAGCGACGAACTTCTCGTCGAACTCGACCGCATCGGAGTGCCTGCGGGACGCGTCCGGACGATCTCCGAAGTCTACGAATGGGAGCAGACCAAGTCGCAGGGACTGCTCATCGACGTCGACCACCGCACACTCGGCAACATCACCCTGCCCGGCCCGCCCCTGCGGTTCTTCGAACCGGACGGCACCGAGGTCACCGAGACCCGGCACACCGCACCACCGGTCCTCGGCGCGGACAACGACACCGTGCTGTCGTGGCTGAAAGAGTGCAGCTGA
- a CDS encoding SLC13 family permease, whose product MSTELIPILALAVMFLAATVLPVNMGALGFVAAFFVGTLSLHMSSDDIIAGFPSSLFLTLVGITYLFAIAQNNGTVDLMVRGAVRLVRGRVALIPWVMFGITAVLTSIGALGPAAVAIVAPIALGFAARYKINALLMGMMVVHGAQAGGFSPISIYGVTVNDIASKAGLTNSPLTLFLGSLLFNAAIGVLLFVFLGGRDLIGRSVHDDGAEDTEGTGAGGSGAGVPATGGDSGSGGATATKVRPTSTLADAPARSGVTFDQALTLLGLTALAVFSLILDLDVGFISMTVAVILALASPKAQKGAIAQISWSTVLLIGGVLTFVGVLQEAGTVEYVGNAVASLGMPLLVALLLCYIGAIVSAFASSTAILGATIPLAVPFLLAGEVGAVGVIVALAISSTIVDVSPFSTNGALVLANAQNVDRDRFYKQILKYSALVVAIGPLVAWAIFVVPGWL is encoded by the coding sequence ATGTCGACCGAGTTGATCCCCATACTTGCGCTCGCCGTCATGTTCCTGGCGGCGACCGTGCTGCCCGTGAACATGGGCGCACTCGGCTTCGTTGCCGCCTTCTTCGTCGGAACCCTGTCGCTGCACATGAGCAGCGACGACATCATCGCCGGATTCCCCAGCAGCCTGTTCCTGACGCTGGTCGGCATCACCTACCTCTTCGCGATCGCCCAGAACAACGGGACCGTCGACCTCATGGTCCGCGGGGCGGTCCGGCTGGTCCGCGGCCGTGTCGCGCTGATCCCCTGGGTGATGTTCGGGATCACGGCGGTACTCACCTCTATCGGCGCGCTCGGCCCCGCCGCCGTGGCGATCGTCGCGCCGATCGCTCTCGGCTTCGCCGCCCGCTACAAGATCAACGCTCTCCTGATGGGCATGATGGTCGTCCACGGAGCGCAGGCGGGCGGATTCTCGCCGATCAGCATCTACGGCGTCACGGTCAACGACATCGCGTCCAAGGCGGGATTGACCAACAGCCCGCTCACCTTGTTCCTCGGAAGCCTCCTGTTCAACGCCGCTATCGGGGTGCTCCTATTCGTCTTCCTGGGAGGTCGGGACCTGATCGGGCGCAGCGTGCACGACGACGGCGCCGAGGACACCGAAGGAACTGGTGCCGGTGGCTCGGGCGCAGGAGTGCCCGCGACCGGGGGTGACTCGGGGTCGGGAGGGGCCACCGCGACCAAGGTGCGCCCGACGTCAACCCTCGCGGACGCACCCGCACGCTCCGGTGTCACGTTCGATCAGGCTCTCACCCTGCTCGGCCTCACCGCGCTGGCCGTGTTCTCGCTGATCCTCGACCTGGACGTGGGATTCATCTCGATGACGGTGGCCGTCATCCTGGCGCTCGCTTCGCCGAAGGCGCAGAAGGGTGCGATCGCTCAGATCAGCTGGTCGACGGTTCTGCTCATCGGCGGTGTGCTCACCTTCGTGGGGGTCCTGCAGGAGGCGGGCACCGTCGAGTACGTCGGAAACGCGGTGGCCAGCCTGGGGATGCCTCTCCTCGTCGCCCTTCTGCTCTGCTACATCGGCGCCATCGTCTCCGCATTCGCGTCGTCCACGGCGATTCTGGGAGCGACCATTCCGCTCGCCGTCCCCTTCCTCCTCGCCGGCGAGGTGGGCGCGGTGGGCGTGATCGTCGCCCTCGCCATCTCCTCGACCATCGTGGACGTCAGCCCGTTCTCGACCAACGGAGCGCTGGTCCTCGCGAACGCGCAGAACGTCGATCGAGACCGTTTCTACAAGCAGATCCTGAAGTACAGCGCCCTCGTCGTGGCCATCGGGCCACTCGTGGCCTGGGCGATCTTCGTGGTGCCCGGCTGGCTCTGA
- a CDS encoding FadR/GntR family transcriptional regulator has product MAEQLRPVARPRLYEVIVEQLCAHIADHEMTPGDRLPAERELAAQLGVSRASLSQALVALEVQGVVSVRHGDGAVLVRRPIEERAVKALREHADRLPEVIEAREALEVKLAGLAAERRTDAEMAAIDSALATMEAEIAAGDRGVVGDEQFHEAITVAAHSSLLAKLMHEISGLIRETRIESLSQAERPRASLEGHRRIATAIRDQDSAGASRAMADHIRMVSDVALLREGG; this is encoded by the coding sequence GTGGCTGAGCAACTGCGTCCGGTAGCACGACCGCGGCTGTACGAGGTGATCGTCGAACAGCTCTGCGCCCATATCGCCGACCACGAGATGACGCCGGGCGACCGCCTCCCCGCCGAGCGTGAACTCGCCGCTCAGCTGGGTGTGAGTCGCGCTTCGCTGAGTCAGGCGCTCGTCGCCCTCGAGGTACAGGGTGTGGTGTCGGTCCGGCACGGAGACGGTGCCGTGCTCGTCCGCCGCCCCATCGAGGAACGAGCGGTCAAGGCGCTGCGGGAGCACGCCGATCGCCTCCCCGAGGTGATCGAGGCCCGCGAGGCGCTCGAGGTGAAACTTGCCGGGCTCGCCGCCGAGCGCCGGACCGACGCAGAGATGGCGGCGATCGATTCCGCACTCGCGACGATGGAAGCCGAGATCGCCGCGGGCGATCGCGGCGTCGTCGGCGACGAGCAGTTCCACGAGGCCATCACCGTCGCGGCGCACTCGTCACTGCTGGCCAAGCTGATGCACGAGATTTCCGGGCTGATCCGGGAGACCCGGATCGAATCCCTGTCCCAAGCAGAACGCCCGCGGGCCTCGCTCGAGGGGCACCGCCGCATTGCGACGGCGATTCGAGACCAGGACTCCGCGGGCGCTTCCCGTGCGATGGCCGATCACATCCGGATGGTGTCCGACGTCGCGCTGCTGCGCGAGGGCGGATAA
- a CDS encoding CaiB/BaiF CoA transferase family protein → MNTTHTGPAPLAGVRVLDLSKILAGPYATMSLADLGADVTKVEHPDGGDPTRSWGPPFVGPDATYYLAINRGKKSVTVDLKSEEGQDVIHRILEETDVVVENFKPGSGLQRIFDYRTLSERYPHLVVLHISAFGEDGPLRDEPGYDMIAQAAGGLMSLTGEPGGAPMKAGFAMGDLGAALFGLIGVLAALVERSRTGRGQYVTTSLFECQLALHVNWATNYFATGERPGALGSGHPNLAPYQAFPASDGYFVVAVGNDNQWGSLCSAIAREDLTTDPRFERNRDRVANRGDLERELSSAFASGTVEQWCDTLAAHAVPVSPIRHLDEIYADPHTAALGMIGTVDHPTLGSLQQIAFPVSFAGERPHLTSAPPVLGADTDEILGAHRPQSVVGG, encoded by the coding sequence GTGAACACCACCCACACCGGTCCGGCGCCCCTTGCGGGTGTGCGGGTGCTGGACCTCTCCAAGATCCTCGCCGGACCGTACGCCACCATGTCGCTCGCGGACCTCGGCGCCGACGTCACGAAGGTCGAACACCCCGACGGCGGCGACCCGACACGGTCGTGGGGTCCGCCGTTCGTCGGCCCCGACGCCACGTACTACCTCGCGATCAACCGGGGCAAGAAGTCGGTGACCGTCGACCTCAAATCGGAAGAGGGACAGGACGTCATCCATCGCATCCTGGAGGAGACCGACGTCGTAGTCGAGAACTTCAAGCCCGGCAGCGGATTGCAGCGGATCTTCGACTATCGGACGCTGTCCGAGCGGTACCCGCATCTGGTCGTGCTGCACATCTCCGCGTTCGGGGAGGACGGTCCGCTGCGCGACGAACCGGGTTACGACATGATCGCGCAGGCCGCAGGCGGGCTGATGTCGCTCACCGGTGAGCCGGGCGGGGCGCCGATGAAGGCAGGATTCGCGATGGGTGATCTGGGGGCGGCGCTCTTCGGTCTGATCGGCGTGCTCGCTGCCCTGGTGGAGCGGTCGCGGACCGGCCGAGGGCAGTACGTGACGACGTCGCTGTTCGAATGCCAGCTCGCCCTGCACGTGAACTGGGCGACCAACTACTTCGCGACCGGCGAGCGTCCCGGCGCGCTGGGCTCCGGTCATCCCAATCTCGCTCCGTATCAAGCATTTCCCGCGAGCGACGGATACTTCGTCGTCGCGGTGGGCAACGACAATCAGTGGGGGAGCCTGTGCTCCGCGATCGCACGCGAAGACCTGACGACCGACCCGCGATTCGAGCGCAACCGTGACCGCGTGGCGAATCGTGGCGATCTCGAGCGGGAACTGTCGTCGGCCTTCGCGTCGGGCACCGTGGAGCAATGGTGCGACACACTCGCCGCGCACGCCGTGCCCGTGTCACCGATCCGGCACCTCGACGAGATCTACGCGGACCCGCACACTGCCGCGCTCGGGATGATCGGCACGGTCGACCACCCGACGCTGGGCAGCCTGCAGCAGATCGCGTTCCCGGTCAGTTTCGCAGGCGAGCGCCCGCATCTGACGTCCGCGCCGCCGGTACTCGGCGCCGACACCGACGAGATCCTCGGTGCTCACCGGCCGCAGTCGGTGGTCGGCGGGTAG